The Sulfurihydrogenibium azorense Az-Fu1 genome contains the following window.
GAGAGAGAGGGAAAAAAGCAATACAACTGTTTTTAAAAGAGGCTTACGAAAAAGGTTTTATACCTAATATGCCTGAGATAACTTTTATTTAAAGGGGAGATAAGATGAAAATCCTTTACGTAGGAAAAGACAAAAATTCATACAAAATTTTAAATGAGGTAGCATCTTTAAGTCAATCAGAAGTTATAATGGTTGAAAGTTTGGAAGATGCAAAAAATTACATAACTACAAACAGAGATATCCACGGAATAATAGCATCTCCAAAAGTAGATAACCTGCCTTCACTTCAGCTGTTATCTATCCTAAAGAGAGATGAAAATTTAAAAGATATTCCGTTTATAATACTTGGTGAAGACATTACAAAAGAAGATATTGAATATTACAAAGCTATGGGAGTTACAGAAGTTTTTGAAATACCATTCAATCCACTGGAAGTTTTCCTTATTTTAACTGCAGCTTTAAAGGACGCAAAAGGTGAAGAAGTTGTAAAACAGATACTTCACGAAGCTAAGAAAGATAAATCTTTATTTATGAAAATCCTTGAACTTATTAAAAAACTTTTTGGAATCAAAAGTGAGTAGTAAGTTTTCTTCATTTGAAGATTGGAAGATAAAACTAAAAGAAGAGTCCCAAGATAATTATACATGTGTGCTTGTAGAAGGTAAAAGAGACTTAAAAAAGTTATCAAGCTATGGAATTAGTAATATAATTGTTCTTCAGGGAAAAAAGTATTACGATGTTGTAGAAAGTATTCTAAATAACTTTAACAAGTGTATTATTCTTTTTGATGTAGATAAACATGGAGATAAAATGTTTCAAAAATTTTCCCAGATGTTGAAAGCAGAAGGGATACAAGTAGATTCATCTTACAGAGATTACATAAAATCTTTAAACATTGAAGAGATTGAAAATCTGCCTTAAAATATTAATCTCAAAATTTTTTTAAGGAGAAAGATTGTTAGCAAAACGTATTATACCTTGTTTAGACGTTAATAAGGGTAGAGTTGTAAAAGGTGTTAACTTTGTAAACCTGATAGACGCAGGAGACCCTGTAGAGATAGCAGCTGCATACGACAAAGAAGGAGCTGACGAGATAGTTTTTCTTGATATTACAGCTTCTGCAGAAGACAGAAATATTATATTAGATGTTGTTAAAAAGACAGCAGAAACAGTTTTTATGCCATTAACTGTAGGTGGTGGAGTAAGGTCTTTAGAAGACATAAGAAAACTTCTTGAAAATGGAGCAGATAAAGTATCTATAAACACTGCTGCCGTTAAAAATCCATCTTTGGTAGAAAGTGCAGCAGTTAGATTTGGGTCTTCTACTATAGTTGTGGCTATAGATGCAAAAAAAGTAAGTGAAAGTAAATGGGAAGTTTATATAAACGGTGGTAGGACGCCGACAGGAATAGATGCAGTCCAGTGGGCAAAAGCTGTAGAAGACTTAGGAGCTGGAGAGATACTCCTTACATCTATGGATAAAGACGGAACAAAATCAGGATACGATATAGAACTTACAAAAGCTGTATCTCAAGCTGTTAAAATACCAGTTATAGCTTCAGGGGGAGCAGGTAAAAAGGAAGATTTTTATCAAGTTTTTGAAGAAGGAAAAGCAGATGCAGCTTTAGCAGCTTCCTTATTCCACTTTAAGGAGGTAGGGATAAAAGAATTAAAACAGTTTTTAAAGGAAAAAAATGTAAACGTGAGGATTTGATATGGAAAAACAAGTATTAATATACGATACAACACTAAGGGACGGAACACAAGCAGAAGGTGTAAGTGTATCTGTTGAAGATAAGTTAAGAATTGCAGAAAAGTTAGCAGATTTTGGCGTACACTACATAGAAGGTGGTTGGCCAGGTTCAAATCCAAAAGATATGACATTTTTCAAAGAAGTAAAAAAGTTAAACTTAAAAAATACCAAAATAACAGCTTTTGGATCTACAAGAAGATCTTCTTTAAAAGTAGAGGAAGATCCACAGATTCAGGATTTAATAAAGGCAGAAACACCAGTTATAACTATTTTTGGTAAATCTTGGGATTTACATGTAACCCAAGCTCTCAAGACAACCTTAGAAAAAAATCTTGAGATGATATACGATTCTATCTCTTATTTAAAAAAGTATGTAGATGAAGTTATCTTTGATGCAGAACACTTTTTTGATGGATTTAAAGAAAACCCAGATTACGCTATAGAAGTTTTAAAAGTAGCTCAACAAGGGGGAGCTGACTTTTTAATTCTTTGTGATACAAACGGAGGAAGCCTTCCTACAGATATAGAAAAAGCGTTTAAAGCTGTAAAAGAGGCAGGTATCACTGCTAAACTAGGCATTCACGCCCATAACGACTCAGATACAGCTGTTTGGAACTCTATTGTAGCCGTCTTACATGGAGCGATCCAAGTACATGGGACCATAAACGGTATAGGAGAAAGATGTGGAAATGCTAACCTCTGCTCTATCATTCCTAATCTATCTTTAAAACTTGGATACGAAACAGTCCCAAGAGAAAATATAAAAAGGTTAAAAGAAATATCTAACTTCGTTTCAGATATCCTAAATATGCCAGTACCAAAAAATATGCCTTACGTTGGAGATAGTGCATTTGCCCATAAAGGTGGAGTACACGCATCAGCAGTTTTAAGAAATCCAAGAAGTTATGAACACATCTTACCACAAGAAGTAGGCAACAGAAGAAAAGTATTGGTATCAGACTTAGCAGGAAAAAGTAATATTATATACAAAGCAAAAGAGATAGGAATAGAAATAGATGAAAAAGATGAAAGACTTACAAAACTTGTACAAGAAATAAAAGAGTTAGAAAATCAAGGTTATCACTTTGAAGCAGCTGAAGCTTCTTTAGAACTACTTATAAGAAAACATCTAGGAACGCTACCGAAGTACTTTGATTTAGATGCTTACAGAGTTTTAATAGCAAGAAGGTACACAGACAAAAGTCCTATATCAGAAGCAACAGTAAGGATAAAAATAGAAAATCATTACGAGCATACCGCATCTTTAGGTTATGGTCCTGTTAATGCATTGGATAAAGCATTAAAAAAGGCTTTGACAGCTGTATATCCTTCACTTGCAGAAGTTGAGCTTATAGACTATAAAGTTAGAATAGTTAACGAAAGTGGTGGAACAGCTGCAAAAATAAGAGTGCTAATAGAAAGTAGAGATAAAAGTAAAAAATGGGGAACTGTAGGAGTTTCTGATAACATTATAGAAGCCTCTTGGCAAGCAGTAGTTGACAGTATTGTTTATAAACTTGTAAAGGATGGTATAAAACCTGCTGGGGGAAATAAGGATGCATAACGACCATGTTTACATATCTGTAGTTCATTACCCTGCTTTAAACAAAGAAAAAAAATGGGTATGTACATCTTTTACAACTTTAGATTTCCATGATATAGCAAGGCCAGCAAGGACTTACGAACTTGCAGGTTATTACATAGTACAGCCACTTGAGGCTCAGCAGTTTGTTATAAAAGAGCAGATAAAGTACTGGACGGAAGGTTTTGGAGCTTCTTTTAACCCAAAAAGGTCTATGGCAGGTAGTTTAGTAAAAGTTGTTTCTTCTATCACAGAGATGTTAGAAAAGATAAAAGAAGAAAAAGGAAAGTATCCAAAATTAATAGCAACTTCAGCGAAAAAGTATCCTCAAACTGTAAGTTATTCCCAGATGAGAGAGATTTTAAATAAAAAGGATGACGTGTATCTTATTTTACTTGGAACAGGTTGGGGTATGCCTCCAGAGTTAGTTGAGAGCTGTGATTACATTTTAGAACCTATATTAGGTCCAGGAGATTACAATCATCTATCCGTAAGAAACGCAGCTGCTATCATCTTAGATAGACTTTTTTCTATTAATAGGTGTTAAAAAGGAGATTTAATGTTTTACCATATATTTTATGAGTATTTAGATGTAAACATATTCAAGTATATAACATTTAGAGGCTTTTATGCTTTACTGACAGCATTTTTTATATCGTTAATCTTGGGTCCTTACATTATAGAAAGGTTAAAAGTCTTTCAAAATAAACAAGGTGGGTATGTAAGACAGGATACTCCCGATTGGCATCAGATAAAGAAACACACACCTACAATGGGAGGAGTTTTGATACTTTTATCTGTTTTATTTACATCCTTTTTATGGTGTCGTCTTGATAATGTTTATATATGGCTTTTAATGTTTACATTTTTATCTTTTGGTCTTATTGGGTTTTTAGATGATTATAAAAAAATAAAGGATAAAAAAGGTTTGTCTTCTAAGGCAAAATTTTTGATGCAGCTTGTATCAGCAACTTTAATATCTGTAGTGTTGTATCTATATCCTAAGTTTAATACTGTTTTATACTTCCCATTTTTTAAAAATTTAAGTTTAGATTTGGGTATTTTTTATATTCCTTTAATGATTTTTATAATAGTAGGTGCATCAAACGCTGTTAACTTAACAGATGGACTTGATGGTTTGGCTATAGGACCTTCTTTAATATCAGTTTCTACTTTTGCGGTGTTTGCTTACATCAGTGGTAATATTGTTTTATCTAAATATCTTATAGTTCCTTACGTTGAAGGTAGTGGAGAGATAACTGTTTTCCTTCTGGCCTTACTGGGTGCAGGACTTGGGTTTTTATGGTTTAATTCCTTTCCAGCTGAGATGTTTATGGGAGATGCAGGAGCTCTATCTATAGGTGCTGTTTTAGGACTTACATCTATAATAACAAAACAAGAGATTGTTTTAGCTATAGTAGGTGGGATATTTGTATTAGAGACTTTATCTGTTATAGCTCAAGTAAGCTACTACAGGTTAACAGGTGGTAAAAGACTTTTTAAAATGGCTCCTATTCATCACCACTTTGAACTTCACGGTATTCCTGAACCAAAGATAGTAGTTAGAGTATGGATAATATCTCTCCTTCTTTCAATTATAGCCTTATCAACACTAAAAATTAGATAGCTTTATTAAAAATTTTGCACCTTTACTACTTTCTAATGCTTGTATTTCTCCATTATGGTTTTCTATTATCTCTTTTGTAATCGCTAGTCCAAGTCCGCTACCTTTCGGTTTTTTAGAGTAGTAAGGTAAAAACACTTTATCTAAATCTTCTTTTGTTATTCCTCTTCCGTTGTCTTCAAAAAGTATTAACACACTGTTTTCTTGTAGCTTTACAGTAATTTTTAAATAGTCAGCTTCTTCGTAAGAGTTTTGAATTATATTTGAAAATGCCTGCTTTAAAAGTTTTTTATTCCCTTTGATAAAAGGTTTATACTGGCATTCTATCTCAACTTTAAATCGTTCATCTATATAACTTTCAGCCGTTTCGTTCAATAGCTGACAAAGGTCTACAATCTCTTTTTCAAATTCTGAGAAAGAAAGACCAAACTGGTTAAACTCCTTAACAAGTTGAGATAGATGCTCTGTTTCAGAGATTATAACTAATGTTGCTTTTTCTATAATCTGGTCTATGTTTGGGTTTTTCTTTTTCCACTGGTTTATTATCCTTTCTGCAGACAGCTTTATTGGTGTAAGTGGATTTTTTATCTCATGGGCTATTCTTTGGGCTACTTCTTTCCACATCTTTAATTTTTGTGCTGATATGATATCTGTAATGTCATCGAAAACAATAACGTATCCTTCTTTTGATATATTCGTTATTTTAACTAGTAAAGTTTTACCATTTATCTCTACTATCTGTTCTTTTTCATTTGATAAATCTAACTTAAACTCGTTAGCAAAGTCCTTTATGTGCTTTCTTTTGAATCTTTCAACATCCTCTCCCAAAATTGATTTAGCAGATAGATTTATATTCTCCACTTTTCCATCCTCTGAAGAGTAAACTACACCTGCTCTTATGTTATTTAAAATTGCTTCTAAGTACTCTTTATTCTTCCTAAGTATATTATTTCTTTCTTCTAACTTTTTGTAAAGTAGGTTAAGTCTATCTACCATTTTGTTAAACTCTTCTATCAGTATTCCAAACTCATC
Protein-coding sequences here:
- the hisF gene encoding imidazole glycerol phosphate synthase subunit HisF, whose translation is MLAKRIIPCLDVNKGRVVKGVNFVNLIDAGDPVEIAAAYDKEGADEIVFLDITASAEDRNIILDVVKKTAETVFMPLTVGGGVRSLEDIRKLLENGADKVSINTAAVKNPSLVESAAVRFGSSTIVVAIDAKKVSESKWEVYINGGRTPTGIDAVQWAKAVEDLGAGEILLTSMDKDGTKSGYDIELTKAVSQAVKIPVIASGGAGKKEDFYQVFEEGKADAALAASLFHFKEVGIKELKQFLKEKNVNVRI
- the mraY gene encoding phospho-N-acetylmuramoyl-pentapeptide-transferase, which encodes MFYHIFYEYLDVNIFKYITFRGFYALLTAFFISLILGPYIIERLKVFQNKQGGYVRQDTPDWHQIKKHTPTMGGVLILLSVLFTSFLWCRLDNVYIWLLMFTFLSFGLIGFLDDYKKIKDKKGLSSKAKFLMQLVSATLISVVLYLYPKFNTVLYFPFFKNLSLDLGIFYIPLMIFIIVGASNAVNLTDGLDGLAIGPSLISVSTFAVFAYISGNIVLSKYLIVPYVEGSGEITVFLLALLGAGLGFLWFNSFPAEMFMGDAGALSIGAVLGLTSIITKQEIVLAIVGGIFVLETLSVIAQVSYYRLTGGKRLFKMAPIHHHFELHGIPEPKIVVRVWIISLLLSIIALSTLKIR
- a CDS encoding histidine kinase; amino-acid sequence: MKILYVGKDKNSYKILNEVASLSQSEVIMVESLEDAKNYITTNRDIHGIIASPKVDNLPSLQLLSILKRDENLKDIPFIILGEDITKEDIEYYKAMGVTEVFEIPFNPLEVFLILTAALKDAKGEEVVKQILHEAKKDKSLFMKILELIKKLFGIKSE
- the cimA gene encoding citramalate synthase codes for the protein MEKQVLIYDTTLRDGTQAEGVSVSVEDKLRIAEKLADFGVHYIEGGWPGSNPKDMTFFKEVKKLNLKNTKITAFGSTRRSSLKVEEDPQIQDLIKAETPVITIFGKSWDLHVTQALKTTLEKNLEMIYDSISYLKKYVDEVIFDAEHFFDGFKENPDYAIEVLKVAQQGGADFLILCDTNGGSLPTDIEKAFKAVKEAGITAKLGIHAHNDSDTAVWNSIVAVLHGAIQVHGTINGIGERCGNANLCSIIPNLSLKLGYETVPRENIKRLKEISNFVSDILNMPVPKNMPYVGDSAFAHKGGVHASAVLRNPRSYEHILPQEVGNRRKVLVSDLAGKSNIIYKAKEIGIEIDEKDERLTKLVQEIKELENQGYHFEAAEASLELLIRKHLGTLPKYFDLDAYRVLIARRYTDKSPISEATVRIKIENHYEHTASLGYGPVNALDKALKKALTAVYPSLAEVELIDYKVRIVNESGGTAAKIRVLIESRDKSKKWGTVGVSDNIIEASWQAVVDSIVYKLVKDGIKPAGGNKDA
- a CDS encoding sensor histidine kinase, which codes for MNLEKDKTKRNLIIFLVSFILFLGGNYYIFNKLEKVKDVLNPYIFLFILNIDVIFFIIIFASLLRYIIKIFFQEGIKGKLRLKLTVILVLMIIIPSMILFTVSVSIISSATNLWFSGKVGNALSKLDTIVTQNITSNQEWVYKIYTSIKEGVLKPKDAVDFLGLRTVAINDSEGRLLEFYGKPYDREILNALGKEGFITYENKIVYQNILDSNRKILLVYELPKDIILSKEDTALILEIYNQLKFYKTPIRIGYILILLTITISVIFAAFWLSRFIITNITKPLEALVDASKRLSEGDLSVKIDLKAQDEFGILIEEFNKMVDRLNLLYKKLEERNNILRKNKEYLEAILNNIRAGVVYSSEDGKVENINLSAKSILGEDVERFKRKHIKDFANEFKLDLSNEKEQIVEINGKTLLVKITNISKEGYVIVFDDITDIISAQKLKMWKEVAQRIAHEIKNPLTPIKLSAERIINQWKKKNPNIDQIIEKATLVIISETEHLSQLVKEFNQFGLSFSEFEKEIVDLCQLLNETAESYIDERFKVEIECQYKPFIKGNKKLLKQAFSNIIQNSYEEADYLKITVKLQENSVLILFEDNGRGITKEDLDKVFLPYYSKKPKGSGLGLAITKEIIENHNGEIQALESSKGAKFLIKLSNF
- a CDS encoding RNA methyltransferase, with the protein product MHNDHVYISVVHYPALNKEKKWVCTSFTTLDFHDIARPARTYELAGYYIVQPLEAQQFVIKEQIKYWTEGFGASFNPKRSMAGSLVKVVSSITEMLEKIKEEKGKYPKLIATSAKKYPQTVSYSQMREILNKKDDVYLILLGTGWGMPPELVESCDYILEPILGPGDYNHLSVRNAAAIILDRLFSINRC
- a CDS encoding toprim domain-containing protein, giving the protein MSSKFSSFEDWKIKLKEESQDNYTCVLVEGKRDLKKLSSYGISNIIVLQGKKYYDVVESILNNFNKCIILFDVDKHGDKMFQKFSQMLKAEGIQVDSSYRDYIKSLNIEEIENLP